ATGGCGAGTCCGCTGGTGCATCCGCCGGCGAGTCCGGCTGAAAACTCCAGGATAATGCCACCGAGGAACGCCACGACCCATTTTTTCCATATTGCGGGACCGAACATGTCGATCCACTGTTCATCGGTGACGGTTCGCCAACGGAAATCACCGCTCATCTTTGAAGAAATGAATCCGCCGATGACCACGCCGAGCAGTATAATAACGGTAAAGTTTACCGCAGGCGGCGCCACAAATTTGAAGTACATGATGTCCACCGCTTTCGGGAAA
The DNA window shown above is from Candidatus Neomarinimicrobiota bacterium and carries:
- a CDS encoding YeeE/YedE family protein, yielding MDWIIEQMRKKTWSPYAAGVFFGLVNVLALIMISKPLGASSAFGKLVGLGLSGVFPKAVDIMYFKFVAPPAVNFTVIILLGVVIGGFISSKMSGDFRWRTVTDEQWIDMFGPAIWKKWVVAFLGGIILEFSAGLAGGCTSGLAISGTMQLAPSGLIFIGGLFTTGILTSLLIYGKKW